From Vanessa cardui chromosome 11, ilVanCard2.1, whole genome shotgun sequence, the proteins below share one genomic window:
- the LOC124533450 gene encoding ARF GTPase-activating protein Git isoform X2: protein MMISRSKHRSSVEVCSDCGASDPSWASINRGLLLCAECCSVHRSMGRHISHVKSLRQGSWPPSLLSMVQALTAQNVNSIWEHSLLDTSAPKHLRKKPQPKDPLHPIKSEFILAKHLRLAYVLRARRDEPPSELGRQLHSAVRSSSLDTAMRLLAQGADPNYYNQEKGSTCLHVACRAGQPAQAELLVAWGADPTARDSTGNQPADCARQGGHSELAERMTELVYDATDRMIHFLTGERPQHAAGRHYIVPRAHDTHEMTDVAKAARGKLQLLPNHLFEELVMDIYDEIDRRETEAIWQTSATGLERCGVAFLPVNPALSAPRNQGRQKLARLSAPELAALLRDVLLDATRRQRLAALQPRGLSGPLNPLLSASHLKHFSQMSDDEPLYDSVASDEDYAALAPIDLDMSSADPRTGETVSSTYNPSLPTEHSNLELPLTHSPSPAHSLPERKTEIESLKKELDNRDSTITELKNQLKNLQTIVEQLTKENSALKTTSSVDDDQSMTSQASINESNNTLDLTPQERGRSLETEQLTLSEDVDVRQSLKTVQRPLTSIPGLERSLTQSAIEGAAGAGAGADAEADTSVEVQRRAEAVTRCIQELWAAARLHRSRLPECAESIRTTVASLLALFPPSATDEALGGVLEQLRAASEAVSRACGARASLDRVRAAAYDLAKATKLLVTHVQPS from the exons atgatgataTCACGTTCAAAACATCGTTCATCGGTGGAAGTGTGCTCTGATTGCGGAGCATCGG ATCCGTCATGGGCATCTATTAACCGTGGGTTACTACTGTGTGCTGAATGCTGTAGTGTTCATAGGAGTATGGGAAGACATATTTCACATGTTAAATCTTTACGACAAGGGTCTTGGCCTCCTTCGCTTTTATCT ATGGTGCAAGCACTGACAGCTCAGAATGTCAACAGTATATGGGAACATTCGTTACTCGACACTTCAGCTCCCAAACATTTACGGAAGAAACCACAACCAAAAGACCCCCTTCA cccAATAAAATCTGAATTCATACTAGCTAAACACCTAAGGCTAGCATATGTGCTAAGAGCAAGAAGAGATGAACCTCCAAGTGAGCTTGGAAGACAATTGCACAGTGCTGTGAGGAGTTCCTCTCTAGACACTGCCATGAGACTGCTTGCCCAAGGAGCTGACCCTAACTATTACAACCAG gaAAAAGGTAGCACATGTCTGCATGTGGCTTGCCGTGCGGGACAGCCGGCACAGGCCGAGTTGTTGGTGGCGTGGGGCGCTGATCCAACAGCACGAGACAGCACTGGCAACCAGCCTGCTGACTGCGCTAG GCAAGGCGGGCACTCGGAGCTGGCGGAGCGCATGACGGAGCTGGTGTACGACGCGACGGACCGCATGATCCACTTCCTGACGGGCGAGCGTCCGCAGCACGCCGCCGGCCGGCACTACATCGTGCCGCGCGCGCACGACACGCACGAGATGACCGACGTCGCCAAGGCGGCGCGCGGGAAGCTGCAGCTG CTGCCGAATCACCTGTTCGAGGAGCTCGTCATGGATATCTACGATGAAATAGATCGTCGGGAAACTGAAGCTA TCTGGCAAACGAGCGCGACGGGGCTGGAGCGGTGCGGGGTGGCGTTCCTGCCGGTCAACCCGGCGCTGTCGGCGCCGCGCAACCAGGGCCGCCAGAAGCTGGCGCGCCTGTCCGCGCCCGAGCTGGCGGCGCTGCTGCGCGACGTGCTGCTCGACGCCACGCGCCGCCAGCGCCTCGCCGCGCTGCAGCCCCGAG GATTGTCCGGACCGTTAAATCCGTTGCTGTCGGCGAGCCATCTCAAACACTTCTCCCAAATGTCCGACGATGAGCCCTTGTACGACTCGGTCGCGTCGGACGAAGATTACGCCGCGCTTGCGCCGATTGATTTAGAT ATGTCGAGCGCAGACCCGCGAACCGGCGAGACGGTATCTTCTACTTACAACCCTTCGCTGCCAACTGAACATTCCAACCTGGAGCTCCCTCTCACGCACTCCCCGAGCCCGGCGCACAGCCTCCCCGAGCGAAAAACCGAAATCGAATCGCTCAAGAAAGAACTAGACAACCGAGATTCCACCATCACAGAACTGAAGAACCAGCTGAAGAACCTTCAAACGATAGTTGAACAATTGACGAAAGAGAACAGCGCCTTGAAGACCACCAGCAGTGTGGACGACGACCAGAGTATGACCTCCCAGGCGTCGATTAACGAGAGCAACAACACTCTCGACCTGACTCCGCAGGAGCGAGGCCGGAGCCTGGAGACGGAACAGCTGACGTTGTCCGAGGACGTGGACGTGAGGCAATCGCTGAAAACTGTTCAGCGACCG CTAACGAGTATCCCGGGGCTGGAGCGCTCGCTGACGCAGAGCGCCATCgagggcgcggcgggcgcgggagCGGGCGCGGACGCGGAGGCGGACACGAGCGTCGAGGTGCAGCGCCGCGCCGAGGCCGTCACGCGCTGCATACAGGAGCTGTGGGCCGCGGCGCGCCTGCACCGCTCCCGGCTGCCGGAGTGCGCCGAGTCCATCCGGACCACCGTCGCGTCGCTGCTGGCTCTCTTCCCGCCG AGCGCGACGGACGAGGCGCTGGGCGGCGTGCTGGAGCAGCTGCGCGCGGCGAGCGAGGCGGTGTCGCGGGCGTGCGGCGCGCGCGCGTCGCTGGACCGCGTGCGCGC
- the LOC124533450 gene encoding ARF GTPase-activating protein Git isoform X1, whose translation MMISRSKHRSSVEVCSDCGASDPSWASINRGLLLCAECCSVHRSMGRHISHVKSLRQGSWPPSLLSMVQALTAQNVNSIWEHSLLDTSAPKHLRKKPQPKDPLHPIKSEFILAKHLRLAYVLRARRDEPPSELGRQLHSAVRSSSLDTAMRLLAQGADPNYYNQEKGSTCLHVACRAGQPAQAELLVAWGADPTARDSTGNQPADCARQGGHSELAERMTELVYDATDRMIHFLTGERPQHAAGRHYIVPRAHDTHEMTDVAKAARGKLQLLPNHLFEELVMDIYDEIDRRETEAIWQTSATGLERCGVAFLPVNPALSAPRNQGRQKLARLSAPELAALLRDVLLDATRRQRLAALQPRGLSGPLNPLLSASHLKHFSQMSDDEPLYDSVASDEDYAALAPIDLDMSSADPRTGETVSSTYNPSLPTEHSNLELPLTHSPSPAHSLPERKTEIESLKKELDNRDSTITELKNQLKNLQTIVEQLTKENSALKTTSSVDDDQSMTSQASINESNNTLDLTPQERGRSLETEQLTLSEDVDVRQSLKTVQRPVSMFEAREGPKNNWQVTKHQLTSIPGLERSLTQSAIEGAAGAGAGADAEADTSVEVQRRAEAVTRCIQELWAAARLHRSRLPECAESIRTTVASLLALFPPSATDEALGGVLEQLRAASEAVSRACGARASLDRVRAAAYDLAKATKLLVTHVQPS comes from the exons atgatgataTCACGTTCAAAACATCGTTCATCGGTGGAAGTGTGCTCTGATTGCGGAGCATCGG ATCCGTCATGGGCATCTATTAACCGTGGGTTACTACTGTGTGCTGAATGCTGTAGTGTTCATAGGAGTATGGGAAGACATATTTCACATGTTAAATCTTTACGACAAGGGTCTTGGCCTCCTTCGCTTTTATCT ATGGTGCAAGCACTGACAGCTCAGAATGTCAACAGTATATGGGAACATTCGTTACTCGACACTTCAGCTCCCAAACATTTACGGAAGAAACCACAACCAAAAGACCCCCTTCA cccAATAAAATCTGAATTCATACTAGCTAAACACCTAAGGCTAGCATATGTGCTAAGAGCAAGAAGAGATGAACCTCCAAGTGAGCTTGGAAGACAATTGCACAGTGCTGTGAGGAGTTCCTCTCTAGACACTGCCATGAGACTGCTTGCCCAAGGAGCTGACCCTAACTATTACAACCAG gaAAAAGGTAGCACATGTCTGCATGTGGCTTGCCGTGCGGGACAGCCGGCACAGGCCGAGTTGTTGGTGGCGTGGGGCGCTGATCCAACAGCACGAGACAGCACTGGCAACCAGCCTGCTGACTGCGCTAG GCAAGGCGGGCACTCGGAGCTGGCGGAGCGCATGACGGAGCTGGTGTACGACGCGACGGACCGCATGATCCACTTCCTGACGGGCGAGCGTCCGCAGCACGCCGCCGGCCGGCACTACATCGTGCCGCGCGCGCACGACACGCACGAGATGACCGACGTCGCCAAGGCGGCGCGCGGGAAGCTGCAGCTG CTGCCGAATCACCTGTTCGAGGAGCTCGTCATGGATATCTACGATGAAATAGATCGTCGGGAAACTGAAGCTA TCTGGCAAACGAGCGCGACGGGGCTGGAGCGGTGCGGGGTGGCGTTCCTGCCGGTCAACCCGGCGCTGTCGGCGCCGCGCAACCAGGGCCGCCAGAAGCTGGCGCGCCTGTCCGCGCCCGAGCTGGCGGCGCTGCTGCGCGACGTGCTGCTCGACGCCACGCGCCGCCAGCGCCTCGCCGCGCTGCAGCCCCGAG GATTGTCCGGACCGTTAAATCCGTTGCTGTCGGCGAGCCATCTCAAACACTTCTCCCAAATGTCCGACGATGAGCCCTTGTACGACTCGGTCGCGTCGGACGAAGATTACGCCGCGCTTGCGCCGATTGATTTAGAT ATGTCGAGCGCAGACCCGCGAACCGGCGAGACGGTATCTTCTACTTACAACCCTTCGCTGCCAACTGAACATTCCAACCTGGAGCTCCCTCTCACGCACTCCCCGAGCCCGGCGCACAGCCTCCCCGAGCGAAAAACCGAAATCGAATCGCTCAAGAAAGAACTAGACAACCGAGATTCCACCATCACAGAACTGAAGAACCAGCTGAAGAACCTTCAAACGATAGTTGAACAATTGACGAAAGAGAACAGCGCCTTGAAGACCACCAGCAGTGTGGACGACGACCAGAGTATGACCTCCCAGGCGTCGATTAACGAGAGCAACAACACTCTCGACCTGACTCCGCAGGAGCGAGGCCGGAGCCTGGAGACGGAACAGCTGACGTTGTCCGAGGACGTGGACGTGAGGCAATCGCTGAAAACTGTTCAGCGACCGGTCAGTATGTTTGAGGCTAGGGAGGGACCAAAGAATAACTGGCAGGTTACTAAACACCAG CTAACGAGTATCCCGGGGCTGGAGCGCTCGCTGACGCAGAGCGCCATCgagggcgcggcgggcgcgggagCGGGCGCGGACGCGGAGGCGGACACGAGCGTCGAGGTGCAGCGCCGCGCCGAGGCCGTCACGCGCTGCATACAGGAGCTGTGGGCCGCGGCGCGCCTGCACCGCTCCCGGCTGCCGGAGTGCGCCGAGTCCATCCGGACCACCGTCGCGTCGCTGCTGGCTCTCTTCCCGCCG AGCGCGACGGACGAGGCGCTGGGCGGCGTGCTGGAGCAGCTGCGCGCGGCGAGCGAGGCGGTGTCGCGGGCGTGCGGCGCGCGCGCGTCGCTGGACCGCGTGCGCGC